The window ATGATATATGTAACTTACGTCACAAACCAAATCCAACTACGGTCCGACCGATCCAACCGGTCCGACCAGTGAAATTTATAATATCGGTTCAATGTTcgtttcaaaacattgattatATGCAACATTTAGccagaaaaaaaatatactctCCGTCATATTTTAAGTATGTTAGTTTTACTTTTTGAGTCTAACTTTtcaaactttgaccttaaatattttagttGGTGGGTTTAACCAATAGGCGATTATCCCTTATTTATATTGTAACAAATTCTGAAAGTTTGAGTATGATAACAATGATATAAACACGTTACTCATGTTAGGACAAAAATAAGAATACGATGTTATTTTTTGGACTTAACCATATACATAATGTAGTCAAAAAGGGGAAGGTAAAAGGTTTTGTCTATCTGAGGTTCAAATTAAAACTTACTAACTTGAGAAAAACTAAATACTATAACAATTACATAACATTACGTTGTTCACAAAAAAATGCACAATATTATATGTAGAATGCAAAATTGTGCATATTCATTTTCAAGAATACGTATCTTATTTTCTACACATATTGAAATGTATGAATGTGAATCAGGTGATTTTGCTAGCTACCGGAGTAATCATTAGATACTTTTATACTTGATTCATTCCCTCATTAACTAAACTTTCTTTGATGTATATACTTGTAGATGATCATCATGGGACATCATCACAAAGCAATTACAGCTTTCCTTATCATTTCTTCGTCACTTTTGTATCCTTCCTTGATCCTTTCTGATTCGGCTGATGGCGGGCACATTAAAGTTAAACTGAAGCGTCTCAAATCAACCCATGCTAGTCGTGTTGCTCTGCCTTCGGTATTGGGTCTGACTCGCGATGAAAATGATCCTAACGAGCCAAATATCGTGCTTTTAAAGAACTATATGGACACTCAATACTATGGTGAGATCGGCATTGGTACCCCGCCTCAAACATTTACTGTAATCTTTGATACCGGAAGTTCCAATCTATGGGTGCCATCATCAAAGTGTTATATCTcggttagttaaaaaaaaaggtttatgcTATTTGGTCTGTAGAttagtttcttttttgtttatttgaaaacttaTTTGGTTGCATTTCTGTGTAGATGTCTTGCTATGTTCATTCAAAGTATAGCTCAAGAAGGTCAATGACATACAAGAGAAGCGGTTAGTTAATTATAAAACTCGCTTAAGTAGTAGACATTCTTCATCGAAATGGTGTGATCATATCGCAAATATTTTTAGTCCCCATCCATTTACTCGTGATTGAGTTGCCTCGATCTAGTTCTGTCACAGCCAAATATTCAAGTAAGTTAAATGGgactaatggaattaaaatcaCCAAAAGTCTTTTATAATGTATATGCAGCCTGCTAAAAACTCTTTATCTGAACATCTAGAAGTAGGAGTACAGAGTACTGGAGTAGAATAGTTTGTCGTTCTacaaaagatatttatatattttaattatatatactttctGTACGTGCCAATTCAACCCTACCCTTTTGCGATATTTTGATATAAGCTTTCTAACTTGCCCACCCTCGCTCACGTCTGTTCTGTTTTGGCTTACAATGTGAAGGGAAATCTGCTGCAATTGAGTATGGTAGCGGATCGATATTTGGATTCTTTAGTAATGACGATGTCAGAGTTGGGGATTTGGTTATTAAGAACCAGGTAACGTGTGATTATTCTTCTCATGTTATTTTCTACGAtttaaatcaaatttgtatCAATAGTCACGAAAACACTAAATGATTAGGAGTTCATTGAGGCAACACTGGAACCTGGTATGACATTCATGTCCGGAAAATTTGATGGTATACTTGGACTTGGATTCATTGGAATTTCTGTTGGAAATGCTACCCCAGTATGGTATGCGATTATTGCTATTCTCTCGTATTTACACCAACGCAATATAGCTTGTCTACAAACTataaattcttgaatgaagaatCGATAAGATCTCTACTAATTCGAATAAAAATGGCCAGTTTTTTAAGCTGACATATTCTTTTAGTTTGAAGAAGAGTTGACCTAGCTCAAAGCATACAGGGACAATATGATGAAGCAAGGTCTAGTTAAAGATCCATTGTTCTCAATTTGGTTGAACCGTGGTACTGACAACCAAGAATATGGAGGCGAAATCGTTTTTGGTGGTGTCGATCCAAACCATTATGAGGGTGATCATACTTTTGTTCCCGTCACTCAAAAGGGCTATTGGAAGGTTCGTTACTCGGAAATCTAATACTTCTTTGTAAGTATTGTTAGCTCGACCATAATCCATTTTTTGATGTATTAATCCCTCGCAGTTCAATTTTGACGACGTTCTTATAGATGGAAAATCAAGCGGTACGTTTAATTTTTATCTAGTTTTAATGGAAATTTCGGCTCAAAATGCAATAGAATAATGTACCTTTTTTCCTGGTTaatttttacccttttaatgttttaaatttctTCAATTGATACAATTGATAAGTTTCTTTTGCAGGACTTTGTCAAAATGGGTGTTCTGCCATTGCAGATTCAGGAACTTCTTTAATCACAGGTCCAATGGTATATATTCATATACTTTAAACCAACTTTTTTATTGCTGTTATACTTAACATGATTAATGCATTTCTGAGTATATGTAATTTCTACATTTAGACTGCGATCACCAAGATAAATAATGCCATTGGAGCTAGGAGCTTCGCAACTCCACAATCCAAGTTTGAAGGGGTAGGCACATTACAAGTAAATTACTATAATATATGTTGCTTCATAAACAAGTCGATAAAACTTATTCTGTGATTGATCTCTTGGTGAAATGAAGGAATCAGGTGTTGATTGTGCTAACGTTTCGACCATGCCTAATATTTCATTTGTAATCGGGGGCAAAGATTTTGTTCTTTTACCACAAGAGGTACTCTTCTAACGTAGTTTTGTTTCAAGTCATCAAGTTTTCTCTTTACAAGTTTTCATTTCTGTGATATTTGCAGTACCTTGTTAAAGATGGCAACGGCGATCGCCCTACTTGTATTAGCGGTTTCATGCCGTTGGATGTTGCTTCTCCTCAAGACCCTCTATGGTATGTGTGTTTTCATCATATGTATGTACATTGTTATAcaaaatatcaaattatcaCCTCTATAAGGgtcatttaaaaaattatattagttCAAGAAAATAGAACATAAATTGCAAAAATGTTAGTATCATATATCCTTGCAAATTCAAAAATGTCATGTGGCCTTtccaaaagataaaaaatttcatattttgcTAAACAACCTTAATTGAACAATCAAATCAACTAGTCTCGTACGTCATTCTAATGATGTCATTAAATTTCGGTATATCGTGTTTGTTTTTTAGGATATTGGGAGATGTTTTTATGGGTCGTTACCATACAATATTCGACTATGGGAATTTGAGAGTTGGATTTGCTAAGGCAGCATAGTAGACCAAACATcgagtgtgtgtttgttttcTTAAATCCTAATATTTGTACCAAAGCTATTGTTTTGGAATATAACATGGTTCATGTGCATACATTGTTTATGCTAATTTTGAGGACATTAGGTCGAAAATGCTTGAATATATGCTTAAAGAGTACTCAAATAAATGAATAGGCCTTACTATATGGGTTTTTATTCCGTCTCTAGCACAATACCCGCAGAATGCGGCGTATGCCATGGCGgcaacggtgtggtggtgggggacgactattggtggtggaggcggcgtcgagtggtgtagataattggtgtaaaagtaattgatgtaaagagctAATGGGGATATTTTCAAAGATAAATGActaatagtataatataatcattaaggaCATTTTAGACAA is drawn from Erigeron canadensis isolate Cc75 chromosome 9, C_canadensis_v1, whole genome shotgun sequence and contains these coding sequences:
- the LOC122582182 gene encoding LOW QUALITY PROTEIN: aspartic proteinase A1-like (The sequence of the model RefSeq protein was modified relative to this genomic sequence to represent the inferred CDS: substituted 2 bases at 2 genomic stop codons); translated protein: MGHHHKAITAFLIISSSLLYPSLILSDSADGGHIKVKLKRLKSTHASRVALPSVLGLTRDENDPNEPNIVLLKNYMDTQYYGEIGIGTPPQTFTVIFDTGSSNLWVPSSKCYISMSCYVHSKYSSRRSMTYKRSGKSAAIEYGSGSIFGFFSNDDVRVGDLVIKNQEFIEATLEPGMTFMSGKFDGILGLGFIGISVGNATPVWDNMMKQGLVKDPLFSIWLNRGTDNQEYGGEIVFGGVDPNHYEGDHTFVPVTQKGYWKFNFDDVLIDGKSSGLCQNGCSAIADSGTSLITGPMTAITKINNAIGARSFATPQSNRXNLFCDXSLGEMKESGVDCANVSTMPNISFVIGGKDFVLLPQEYLVKDGNGDRPTCISGFMPLDVASPQDPLWILGDVFMGRYHTIFDYGNLRVGFAKAA